The following is a genomic window from Doryrhamphus excisus isolate RoL2022-K1 chromosome 3, RoL_Dexc_1.0, whole genome shotgun sequence.
CATCACGCCTCCACAGTGGCGTGGAGATGGAGCCACAGTTCACACACTCCCTGCTCTCCCCCATGTCGTCCAGAATGTCTGAaactgcagaaaaatacaaattgaaaTATACATCAATAAGTATAttatactgtgtttttttatttgatatagTGTATTTCATCCATCTTTGTAAGACTTCCTTGTCAGGtttaaatgttgatttattttttcacatttgctTCTGCACACGAAATGTCCAAAACAACATCAtattaaacaatatatttttgctAAAATTGCCATTTTACTTCAGTCTTTCAaggttatttaatattttttcaagttCTGCCAAAGTTCAACGCACAAACTCACGGTGCCCTCTTATACTCGACGTATATTTTCGATTTAAACTCTGTTTGTAGCTCAATTTTAACACAAAGCTCCTTTAAAAAAGATTTAGGCTTGTTACAATcaataatgtgtgtttttacgcacacacaatggaaaaaaatagaatattaaTAGCGACTATATTTCTGTAGAAATGTCCTTTTAGCTCCCCTTTTGGCAGATAAGTCATATTTTACTCATATTTGTCATTCCGACTATTAAGAGGAATCTATTTATAGTATATTGTATGTTAAACACGGCATATTAGTTCAGGCTTCAAAGACAACAAATATGTTGGAATTGTCAGTTGAACTATAACATTATTTAAGCAACAAAGTTTGTTTTGACGGACATAAAATGGTCAGATATTGTGAAATAATATACTCTGTTTTGCTATTGCTTCCTTTATCCGACAGAGTCATTTTTTACgcacacaaaatgaaaacaaatcttCCTTCAAAATTGTTATttgaatgtttaaaaatatttttaagatgCTGACACGAGATGaacatgaatatttttggtttttatgcacacaaaatatcaaatttaacATTATATTTTGCTTTTACGTTATTTTGAACGCTTAcatttaacaaaataacaatttaatgaTTTTAATTCATTGTGTTGTGCTATTTAGGCTTTAAAAAaggtataaaaaatatcaaactcAGGACTgtattttgctgctgttttctgTTTAAGCTTggtgttataaaaaaaagcattttaatgattttgcaaatatattttttggtatAATTTAGACTCTGAAAACAGTGCTTTTACGCACGCATGATGTCATAGTGTTTTTTGTCTGACTTAAAAAAGATTGTTATTTAGGTTTAACATGATGACAAGATTGTGTTTTTATGCACAAAATGGCAACATCAGTGCCGTTTTACACGGCAATAGTTGAAATCAGGTTGTATTTCCTCCAAATAAGATGTAAGAATATTCGATGTCATGTCCTCCGCAAAGGTAACCTCCTCCATGTTTTTACCTCCATTTGGTCCACGGATCAAGGGTGCCCCCCTGCTCTGCAAGGTGTGCAGCATGCTGTTGTCAAAAGGTCCGCCGGTCCAAGGcgaggacagctgggagagCTGAGGGGTCACATAGGGGGAGTAGGGCCCCGGGTAGGCCCCACTCAGCGGCCGGGAGAGGCCGTACTGCTCGGCCCTGTTGGCCACGTTCAGCGTGTTGCTGTAGCCAATGTCCCGGCCGGTGCCGTTGTTCATGGGCGGACTCGGAGGGTAGTGGAAGCGGCTGGACGCGTGGGGGCTCCCGGTGCTGTACGAGGGGCTCTCCGGGGTGGACTGCGACCACACGGAGTGGCTGGAGACTGCGTGGCCTGGCTGCGCGGAGCCGCCCGCCTGCAGGTAGGACAGGCTGGGGATCATGGAGCCCACCCTGGAACTCGGCACATAGACGGGGGAGTTGGGGCTGGAGTGCATATAACCACCGCTGGAGGAATCATATCCAGTCTGGCTCTGAGCCGCGGCGATGGCCAGGGTCTGGTACATGTCGGAGGGGTCCACCAGCAGGCCGGCAGCAGCAGCCTTGTGCGCACTCCCGGACAGAACCAGCTTGCTGCCCTGGTCTAGATCCGTAAAGAGCGGAACGTCCTCGCTTGAGCTCAGGGGGTTGCTGTGGTGTCCGAAGTGGGCGTAAGGGTGGAGTGTTCTGCCGCCCAGCGGGTCAAGGTCGCCGGGGGAAGTCCTCAGTTCGTCCGGGGTGTGGGTGCCGCTCCTCCGGCTGTCACCGGGCAGGTAGCTCGGCTCGGCCGGCGACCCTGGGCTGCTGGATGCTTCTCGCTTGACCATGGACCAACCGGTTTCGCCCAGGTCCATCCAGGAGCACTTTCCATACACCTTGGGGGGTtaatttaagtcaaaatatccaGGGAGTCGTTGGCCCTGCAAAGATAGAACTGTCAGAACGTGGACGCACACCTTCATGAC
Proteins encoded in this region:
- the gata6 gene encoding transcription factor GATA-6 translates to MDLGETGWSMVKREASSSPGSPAEPSYLPGDSRRSGTHTPDELRTSPGDLDPLGGRTLHPYAHFGHHSNPLSSSEDVPLFTDLDQGSKLVLSGSAHKAAAAGLLVDPSDMYQTLAIAAAQSQTGYDSSSGGYMHSSPNSPVYVPSSRVGSMIPSLSYLQAGGSAQPGHAVSSHSVWSQSTPESPSYSTGSPHASSRFHYPPSPPMNNGTGRDIGYSNTLNVANRAEQYGLSRPLSGAYPGPYSPYVTPQLSQLSSPWTGGPFDNSMLHTLQSRGAPLIRGPNGVSDILDDMGESRECVNCGSISTPLWRRDGTGHFLCNACGLYSKMNGLSRPLIKPQKRTSTSRRIGLSCANCQTSTTTLWRRNAEGEPVCNACGLYTKLHGVPRPLAMKKEGIQTRKRKPKTLNKNKGGSGGNNSVSMTPTSTSSSNSEDCSKTSSPSTQVSGVSSSVMPTSGEGSVLKYPGADGLYGSMGLAQTPDVASVRGEPWCPMALA